agcagctgtgtagcaGCAGacgtgcagcagcagctgtgtagcagcagcagacgtgcagcagcagcagacgtgcagcagcagcagacgtgcagcagcagcagacatgcagcagaagcagcagcagcagcagaagaagaccTGGAGCTCCACTAAACCCTTCACACCTTCCTCCTGGAGGAGCTGCGCCTCCTCCTGTTCCTGGACTCCACCTGCAGCGTTAATGCGACGTAGCAGTGATGCAACCTGCTGCTTCTGTCACAAACAGAAGATGTTTCTATGATTCATTCTGTTCAAATCTGCTGCACATCTGAGAAGAAAACATCTGACCTGaaatcctcctcctgctcctcctcctcctcctcctaacCCTCTTCCTCATGCTCCTCCTCTTGCTCCTCTGGTTTCTCTACATCCTCCTGATGCTCCTGCTGCACTTCCTCTTATTCCTTCTGCTCCAGTTCCTCTTCCACCTGCATctcctgctgtctctcctcctcttgcTCCCCGTCCTACTCCTCCTGCATTCCTTGTTCCTCCTTCTACTACTTCTCCTGCACTTCCTGCTCCTCATCCtattcctccatctcctcctctttcacctctacctcctgctcctcctggtTCTACTGCAACTCCTTCTCCTGCATCTTCTCCTgcttctcctctttctgcttCTCCTGCATTCCATGTTCCTCCTTCTACTCTTCCGGCACCTCCACCTCCTGTTtttcctcctgcttctcctcctcctgctgcaccTCCGACTTCACCTCCTATTCTTCTTCCACCTCCTGCACCTCCTGGTTCAATTGCACCTCCTGCACCGcttccttcttctcctgcttcacctcctcctgaaTCTTGTTTTGCTTCACCCACTCCTGTTCTTCTTGCACCTTCTCCTCCTGCTTCATGTCCACTGCCTTCTCCTgcacctccacctcctgctccttctcctgcttctcctcctgcACCTCCTAGTTCTACTGCACCTCCTGCTTACTGCTGGTTATACTTAAACTTCCTGTTTCACCTCATCCTTCTCCTCCTGCACCTGtttcttctcctcctgcatcacctcctccttctcctcttgttctttttcttccacCTTGTCCTCCTGcacctcttccttctcctcctgcttctcctcttcctgcacttcctggttctgctggaccTCCTGCTTcgcttcctccttctcctcctgaaCTTCCCCCTTCTctttctgcttctcctcctcctgcacctcCTGGTTATCCTGAACCTCCTGCTGcaccttctccctctcctcctgttcttctttcacctccacctcctcgtTCTACTGCATctcctcctgcacctcctccttctcctcctgcacATCCACATACTTGTGCTTCTTCTCCTCTTGCTTtgcctcctgctcctcctccattCCCTGCTCCTATTCCTACTCCTCCATCTCCTGGTTCTACTGCACCTCCTGCTTCACTTCCTCCTTTTCCGcctgttcttcttctttcatcttCTCCTACTCCTCCATCTCCTAGTTCTACTGCAcctcctgcttcacctcctccttctcttgttctttttctgcCACCTTCTCCTTATGCaccccctccttctcctcctgttcttcttccatcttctcctcctcctgcacctcttctttctcctcctgcacctcctcctcctcctgcttgtCAGTGTAGGTCTGAGTCTAATTGACAGTTTCGTTCTCGCTCCAGTGTTGGAGCTTTTTGCGCCAATCCTCTCCCCTTCCCCGTTTTCATCGCTTTCATAATTGCCACCAACATAATGACACAGTTGCTGTGGCAACCGTGTctctctgcgtgtgtgtgtgtgtgtgtgtgtgtgtgtgtgtgtgtgtgtgtgtgtgtgtgtgtgtgtgtgtgtgtgtgtgtgtgtgtgtgtgtgtgtttctctctctcccgcacacacaaacacacacacactggaatcACACGCACGCTCCCTCCGCTTGGATCTGGAGGTCTTCCTGGATTCTCCAACTTCTTCTTTCTCCgctccagtttttttttctcctctccgtCCAGATGTTCTCAGATGTTCTCCGGTGGATCTTTTGGCGGATGAGCGGCACCGGTTGAATCAGGCCTAATGAGCATCAGCAGCACCAGTCTGAGCGACCAATCACAGCGCTCCCCCACCGGCGGACCTCCGTGAGGCCAGGAGGCGCAGCGAGCGGCGGATCCTGTTTGTCGGCTGGAGATGGAGCAGAGCGCCCGCCTCGGTGCGCTCCGAACTTCCACCGTCTGAGGAGGGAAGAAAGCGGACTGTTGGAGGTTCCAGACCATGAATCAGAGAGTTCTACCGGATCACGAACCGGAGCGGAACCGGTGAGGAACCAGAACAGGTGTCAGCGGAGCCAGCAACAGTGCGCAGACTCCCCGCATCCCTCCAGCAGCAGCGGCGCAGGTAAGACACGACGCTCCGCACTTTCCGCTAAAGCAGCTGCAATTAGCgcaaaaaaagacaggaaaaaccGATTGTGTGTCGCCGTGTGTGTGTCCGTGATTGTGCACGATAAaccctgtgtttgtgtgtgtttgttttttgttttttgaggcTGTTGCGTGCGTGTGTTGAAGCTGCGCCACATCGCTGCGTCTTTTGTGCGCAGACATGTTCTCCGGCACTTTGGTCCATTAAAGGAGGACATTAGGAACATATTAACACACCGACACATGCAGCcggactacacacacacacacacacacacacacacacacacacacacacaccggcacTGATACAcccacgcacacgcacgcacgcacgctcTCCCCGATACATGCAAGTCATGTCCATAAAGCGTAAACTTATGGACGCGGTTGCGCAGCAGATAAAGTCTTTCACGCATCTTtattctggttttttttttattctaactttaatttttattttctccaacatgcaggtggagaaaaaaagaggccattttgttttatttccagaTGACACCTGTTGAAATGTGGTGTTCTCCCTCTGGTTCCGCTGCATGGAAGCAAAAAACCTCCAGGAGCACAGATCTGCTTTTGTTTGTCAGCTTTCGAGGactgatttgtgtgttttttgttgtctaaTTATTTTTCTGGAGACTCACAGATGTGGAGTCTTTTCTGCTGGCTGGCTGCAGAGCCATCGGACTGccttttctcccttttttctctTCCACTCAGCAGCACAGACAGGAGCTGCAGTGCTATTCTGAGAGAGTTAGCTGCCTCAACCCACGCACTGAATCTGAGAAAGACAAGAGAGAGGCagggaaaagagggagaaagaaaggaggaggagaaggaaaggaaACGAGAAGGAGCTCCAAGCAGGGACATAAGAAGTCTCTCACACTGTGCTGACACacatttaaattataaaaaaaagaaaaaacaagcaaaaagccTGGTTGCACAGCGTTGCCCTTTAATTGATCGCGCCGTGTTTGTGTGGCGTTGTGTTGGTGAGTGCTGCTGGGAGAAATGTACTTGATTCTGTGCCACCCACACACCGCCCTCCCACTCACGGTCGTCTCTGCATCTATACCTCTGGCTCTTCCCGCTCGCCACAATTGCTCTCTGCTTTTTCCGTTTAAATCTCTCCAAACCCTGCATCATTTGTGCcccttgctttctttcttttcaataCAAAACAAAGGGGGGGTAGCAGGGGTAAGGTTTCTAATCTCACGTGTGCTGTTTTGTGATTTctgcaggaagaagaagaaggagaagaagagtgGCCCCCCAGGAGAACCTTTTCGGAACATTAGTCAGAGGagaaactgctgctgcttccctcTTCAGAAGGTTAGAGGAGCTCGTAACCGAAACCGACGGCGGCGGCAGCATCTCCCCCCttatcctccctccatccatcctccccgGTCTGTGCCTACATCCCCCGCCACAGATAGGGACGTTCTGATAATTACATGTAATTATAATTTCTGTGGGAGACAGATCTGCCTCTGTCTATTATTGCCCAACACCTCCGACACAATAACTCCACGCCATTTACATATTTCCTCTTTGCAAAAAAGTGATATTTCTTCCAAGGCAAATTTCACTTGTGAATCTGAGATCCGGCTGAGTGACACTCTGTGCCTGAAAGCTTTGAAATCCTGGCGTTTGACTCATTCTGCGGGGCCGGTTTGCGATCGGCCACAGTCCCAGAGCACAGGCCGGCGTTCATGGACGCTCACTGAttgtttacagcagcagaaagcaCCAAATATACGACATGAATGCAGatttaatgcatgttttttccccccagattTGCTAAATAAGTACCCGTTCTGAATGTACAGAAGAGCGAACAAAGTGTTTACATCAAAGTGCCACGACCAGCGCAGGAATGTACCCGAATGCCACATTTCTCCCAGAATAGCTTCACCTTCTCCTGGACTGAAAAGCACCAAGATTGTTGTTCTcagtttgtcctttttttaacGTAGATTCTGGAGCTTCCAGCGTTCCTCTCCTGCAGGTTTTAATAGCAGAGCCTCTAAAAAACATCCTGCCAGCATTTGTCCCTCTGCAGCTTCATTGCTCCCGACcttttgtaattattattacagCGACAGCAGCAGAGAACAGACTTCCACCAGCCGGCTCCATCCTGAATGAGCACAGGAACCCTTCAGCTTTAGTGGGTTAAACTAGCGGATACAGCGTTGTGGCTGCATTGAgtcaacaacagaaaatagaTGTCTTAGTCATGTAAAAATGACGCCCACCACCAATCTCCGAGTCCTCGCCGTCTCCCTGCTCTCCCTCCTCACCGCCCCCCTCACCACTGTGGTGGAGACCTCGGCGTCCCCCCCTCCTCAGCCCCCCAGCTGGCCGCCCGACGCCAGCCCCTCGCTGCTCCTTGCCATCCAGCCGGCCGCCCTCCAGGGCCGGACCAAAGCCCCGGAGTCGGACCCTCCAGATGGGGTCCTGGAGACGCCGCGGAGGCCCCTCCCCCAGGTGATGTTCCCCAAGAACGTCACCTCGTCGGAGGCCCTAGCGCCGCCGCTAGGTGCCGCCCAGGTGGCGCCAATCCCGCCTCGCATGGTGGAGCTGTGGATGGACGTGTGCCGGGGCTACTACGACGTGATGGGGCACTTCGACAGCGCCTTCAACTGCTCCAAAGACACTTTTGTGTACTGCTGCGGGACCTGCCACTACCGGTTCTGCTGCCCGGACCGGAGCCGGCAGCTGGACCAGGACAGCTGCAAGAACTACCACTCCCCGGACTGGGCCAAGCCGCAGACGGAGACCATGATCATCTCCGAGGAGCTGACCAACGAACCCGACTTCGACCCGCTgaaactgcagagccacaacaCCGGCTTCGTGATCGGCGGCGTGGTGGTGTTCATGGTGGCCGTGGCCGTGGGCATCAAGGTGGTCTTCAATAAGGTGCAGCAGGAGGCCCAGCAGAGGGACCTGAACATGCCCAGGTGAGGTTCTCGCTCCATCTGCCACCAGCACTGTGATGAAATTAGGTCTGCAGAGCTCCATAAATGGCCCAGATTCATCATTCTGGAATCAGAATAATGTTATTAGTCATCAGCTGAAACATATTTCATCTCCACCGAGTGGCTGCTGCAGGAATCATGGCTGTTTTGGTTTCCTCTTGGCTTCCTCGGCTCATGTATGGCCTGCAGCCTTGGCAATCAGGACTTTGATTTctgagcaggtcacagttttctGTCTGGTGGGAGAAGATGCTCTTAGACGCATATTAacggttggttggttgattagAGGATGAAGAATACTGAAtagtgtgttatttttttacatttattcatcAGTGTGCATCATCCGCATCATAAGTAAATCAAAATAACTCTGAGAGCTGCAGCGATTAACTGATTAACTGTTTCATCGATaactattttgacaatttctgattcagtttcagcaatttttaaaagaaaagctgtgATTTTCAGAGAATTAACtaataaatatgaatgaaaatagtcaaaaatctgtcatttcagttccttaaatgtgaatattttctgatttcttccctcctctatgacagtaaactgaagatctttggactaaatAAGAcgtttttcactattttctgacattttagagaccaaacaattGATCAGTTCATCCAGAAATTAATGGACAGAATAATCGACAATGGAAATATTCAATAAATCTGGTATACAGCCCATTATTAACAACTAAATAGAGAAATCAGATTGGTGTTGATATTTATTAAGTAAAGATAAGTATTAAGATAAGTATTAAGGTTAAGATTCTACATTATTGGTAGTTGCAGcactaattttttttacattagttACCAACTATTAtagttttcaataaaaaaaaaactgtctaatttctgtgatttcagcttcttaaatgtgaatattttctggtttctttcctcctctatgacagtaaactgaagatctttgggcaaaacaagacattttctcaccattttctgaccaaacagctgatcgaTTAATGCAGGAACTAATTAACGCTGATAGTTGCAGCATTAATTATTGCTCTTGTGCTTTGAATTGCTTCAACagcttcattttcacacatttatggTTGATTTAAATGTCTAAATGAACCTGCTTTGTGCCCAGTGTTTATAATAAGATCATTGCAGGTCCTACGGTGTGAATCGGCCTGACGTTGTGTGCAGTAAACAACGTTCATCGCCTGTTTTGTCTCGTGTTTCATTGCGTGTTCAGAGCCCTGGTGGACATGTTGCGGCACCAGTCGAGTCCGGTGCAGCAGGACGAGAGGAACAACAGCGTGGCCCTGGCGGTAGCCGATGGTCAGGGGACGCTGGGGAGGCCTCAGAAGAACCTGTACGCCCCGGGACTGCCCAGCAAGGACAACAGATGTGAGCAGCTTTAGGGAACAATCGGAGCTTTTTGTAGCGACCGAGGCTCATTGTGTCTCTGCATGGAGGCAGCGTTATCCTTCAGGAGACAGACTAAAAATAGAGTTCTGATTAGTAGtaagctaaaaaaacaaactttaaccGCTGTAATTTCACTAAGAAAATGTGCAATTATgtcaaaaatatgcagaaaagtGCTTCTGTGTAGATTGTAGATGTATATCAAGAGTTAGTCGATCAGTTAgacactgaaaaataataaatagcaTGTTGTTTTTCGTGTTTACTCATCACTGTGTATGTGTTAATATCCACTAAAGGCAAGACTGACATTCATATACAGTCATTTAGTCGATTAATTTGATTAATCTCCAACTATTCTAATAatcaatttaagaaaaaaaatctaaattctgtgatttcagcttcataaatgtgaatattttctggtttctttcctcctctatgaaagtaaactgaagatctctgGAAAAAACAGGGCATTGGAGAACAAGTTTCCAccattttgtgaaatttttgtcCTAAATCAGTGAATCCAGAAATCAAGTGACAGAATAAcggaaaaacataattaagtTAAATGTTTTCCAATAGAGTTTAAAGTTTAGTGTCGAGAATTTACTGAAAAAGCATAAATTTTAAGATAAAAATCCTCAATATTAGTTGATAATATGATAGTCATCTTAAAATAcaatgattaactgattaattgggTGCTCGTATAGCTCAGCGGGTTAAGTGGGCGACCCATGTGCAGGGGCTGGACCCCGATGCAGCGACCCGGGTTTGATTCCCGCTCGCAGCCCTTCGCTGCATGCcgtccccccactcttctccctactttcctatCTGCCGCTTCACTGTCTctatctaataaaaaaaaaaaggccaaaaaaatatagaaaataactgattaatcgttcagtcatttaattaaattaatctcCAACTATTTTAGTAATTGGTTTCAGtagtttattttataaataacagtctaaattctgtgatttctgcTCCTTAAATgcgaatattttctggtttctttcctctatgacggtaaactgaagatctttggacaaaacaagacatttgacaagacttttgcaccattttgtgacattttagagtcggaatcagttattttaaatttacgtGATGGAATAAttgacattaaaaataattattaactCAAATATGCaccacattaaaaacaacaaagtgttcTCCAGTAGAGAAAAAAGACTGTTGAGAATTTACCAAACAAGTTTCTTTAAGGTCAAGATTCTACAATGACTCTGTTTTTAGTTGCAGCATTAATTATCTTTTCATTAATACGTCACATTTTGAATTGTCAAAATTTCCGTTTCCTTGTAGAGCTGCAGCTGTTAATCGATTAGCTGACAATCTACTATGTTGATtatcagtttgagtcattttccattaaaaacagtctaaattcttaaatgtgaatattttctgggttCTTTCCTctttgacagtaaattgaatatatttggactaaacaagacatttaaggaaactctgatccacgtttttcaccattttcccaAATTTTAGAGACCAAATAATTGATTGATTAACCAGTTAGTGTTATTTTCCActaaaacagtctaaattctgtgattttagcttcttaaatatgaatatttcctGCATATCTGGTTATTTTCTGGTGGAAAAGATgcagttaatttttattttaatacacaaacatgcagatgtgtgtttctgtgatgcAGCTGGATCTGCAGCTGACTTGATCTTTTCAGCTAAAACCTGCCTGACTTCCATTTTgtgagcagtttttaaaatttttttatttcatgcttttttaaaaaaaattcctgtTCTTTTGACTTGCAGTGGGCAATTTGCAGCACAATTTCATCCACTCGTCAGGCTCCAGCCCCAAACACACCGCAACCATCGGTAAGCAGCTGCCGGCTTCCATGTAAATTACATGTAATCGCTCCGATGCTTCATTTACTTCATTCAGCTTCGTTTGGAGCTCCCGAGCAGCCCCATTCATCCCCACAATGATGACAATCATTGGCGCTGAAAGCAAGTTAAAATCTCTCCCATCCAGAGGAGCAGATCTCATTTAACACTCCGCCGTCTCGTCCCTGCAGAACGAACACCTCGGATGAACAACGCTCAGCTGGCGGCCGGAGGAACGCTGCTCTCCAGCAAGCACAACAACACCAAGTCCCAGCCCTCCTTCCACCACTCCCTGCACAACCTGGCCCAGCTGCCGCCCTCCTATGAGAGCGCCACCAAGACCGAGCTCAACCGATACTCGTCCCTCAAACGTCTCGGTGAGTCGCCTCCGTCTGCAGCTTACCTCCCAGAACAGCTGTTTTAGAACAAACACCTCTAAAAAGCAGGAGTTTCAGctcaacagcagcaaaaataacaGCTGGAATCGGTGTTTTAACATAAAATTATGTCTCcaatgcagaaaaacatgcagatcAGTGTTTATGTGTGGATTGTTGAAGCAGAAGAAGCattaaaagactcaaaatgcACTAATTTCCTTATAGAGCTGCGacaaataatcaataatttGACAACTAATTAATCAGGTTGAGgtaaaacagtctaaattctgtgatttcagctctgGAAACAAATGTttcagctcagcagcagcaagaAATAACAGCTGGAATCAGTGTTTTGACATGAAATTATGTCTCcaaagcacaaaaacatgcagatcaGTGCTTCTCTGTGTGGACTGTTGAAGCAGAAGAAGCatcaaaagactcaaaatgcACTAATTTCCTTATAGAGATGCaacaaataatcaataatttgataatcaattaatcggtttgagtaatttttctgttatgacagtctaaattctgtgattgcagctcagcagcagcaaaaaataattttgtgtgTGCCATTTTCTGACACTTCAAAGACAAACAATTGATTGATTAATCCAGAAATAATGAACACTGAGAATAATCAatagttgcagctttaattagtggAGTTGCTCTTCATTAAGACTAATTGTACCAAATGGACCCATTGCCTTGGAGTGAATTAATCAATTCTAGCcttattttagctcatttattGTGTTTCACTAGTGTAGCTTATTGCTattctgcatttcttatgttatgtctttttttatttctatattttatctcatcttaaaTGCAATGTTAAGTTGGTACATcatgtcaacacaactcattCAATACATTTTCAAGCACAAAAATAAGTGATTCCCTTAGTTCGGTGGTGATAAGCGACTTAATTCTGTCcagtaaagttttatcttatctcaaATTAAACACAATGCTAATTTGGTGTAACATTAGAATGTCAACACAACTTACCGCTTGTAACTTTAAAGATTTATCTTGCTTCTGTGGACGTGTTGAAGTGACCCCATGTGTTCTGATGCTGCTTTCTGTGGTGATAAACAGAATAGTTGTgtttgttagcttagcttagcttagcttatcttaAACATGATGTTAAGGTTCTGTGActaccaacattattatgtcaaaacAACTCACCATTTGTAACTTTaaaggtttatctaaatcagtacattttcattttgctaCCATGCACGTATTGAAGTGACCTCCTGTGTTCTGATTCTGTTTTTGGTGCTGATAAATGGGTTAATTCTGTTTGGTTTCCAGAGAAAGGTCTGGATGAATACTTGTCcagcttagcctagcttaggTTAGCTTAGTTTGGCTGAGCTTATCTTATCTTCTCTCAAATTAAGTAGAATTCTAATTATAATGCCAACACAGTTCACCATTTGCAActgtaaccctttgatgtgcagtgtgggtgaggagatacccatttttcattggatttgggtcacttttgacccatgttgcgcaaCAACGGGTTAAAGGTTAGTTTTGCCACCATACATCTAGTTAATGACCCCCTTTGTTCTGATTGTGTTTTCTGGGTGATAAATGGGTTGATTCTGTTTGGTTTCCAGAGAAAGGTCTGGATGAATACTCGTCTGGTTACTGCACCACCAAGCGTCGTCCCCACACCGCCCAGCCGGCCCTCCAGTCCTCCCAGCACCACCTCCACTGGGGTGGCGACTACACCCTGAGCGGCAGAGGGACCCTCCCCCGGCACGCCGTCCGCCCCTGGATTCCACCGCCGCCCTCCGGCATGCCCGCCTCACCCACCCCCAACCCAtaccccctggacctgcccgaGCCCCAGTTCAACCCCAACTATGACACCCTGTCCAAGCCGCCGAGGAAGGTCAAGTCCACCGACCAGCTGCTCAACATGGGCGACGTCCCCGGAAACACCGGCACCCTGTCGCGGCTCTCCAAGAACCAGCAGCACCAGTACTACAAAGCCATGGCAGCCTCCAACAAGAACTCCAACACACAGACGCTCACCAGGAAGAGGGATGACCGGAGGGATGATCGGAGGGATGATCGAAGGGATGATCGGAGGGACGATCGAAGGGATGATCGGAGGGACGATCGAAGGGATGACCGAAGGGATGATCGGAGGGACGACCGAAGGGAAGATCGAAGAGACGATCGGAGGGACGACCGAAGGGATGACCGGAGGGACGATCGGAGGGACGATCGAAGGGATGACCGGAGGGAGGATAGGCTGCTGATGTCCCCCGACCACCTGGAGGACAGGATGGGCGGGATGGGCGTGGTGGATCCCTACGCCCACACAGGGGGCATCGTCCCCACGCTGCCCCGCCAGCAGAAGGCCCAGTCCCAGCAGAATGTCTGCGCCACGCCCTCCCTGGACCGCCACCACATGATCAAGATGAACTCTCATCCAACGTCCGGGCGCGAGCAGGAGCGCAGCAATGCCGCCATGACTGGCCACATGAGCGGAGGGATGGGCTGGGCGGGGGAGATGCCCGGGTCTGGTGGGGTCGTTATGGGAACGGGAACACTGGGGGGCCACAGCGCCAGGAGGATGGCTTTCGCAGCAAAAAGGCAGAACACCATCGAGCAGCTACATTTCATACCAGGAGGTGGAGGCAGCGGcggcagcggcggcggcgggGGGTCGGCAGGCAGCGGCGGAGGCAGCCAGGGCATCAGGACGGGAAGTAAAAACGAGGTGACGGTGTGAGTTCGACGACTAGATCTACAGCTAAACTAGAAGTATCAAGTATAATAGTACCAGTATCATGTCTTTATTCAGATTAGTGTTAATTGTAATTAAATAGCTTGAATATTATCAGATTAAAGCTCTCGGAAGGGGAACAGCGGTTCACCTGTGTGATAGCCTAACAGTACATCAGCCATATTTTGTAACCGAATTCGCCATATTGCCATAAACAGCAGTGCCATTACTCAGAGAGACTGACTGGGAGGGAAGCAGGAGTGTCgttcatatttagtttttatatatGTTTCTAAAGAAGTACTCAGGAGCCATATTAGATAGAGAACTGTGTGGAATATTAATATCACAGAGATTCAGAGCCGCCGACCTGAACTGTCTGCTCACCGATTTACAAACTGCACCTGAACTTTACTCTGGATTCTGGAGGTCTCAGACTCAACTTGCTTCTAAGCTAGCAGACAAAGCCTGGGCTGGTTCCGATTCAAAGTGACGTGCCCACGTTGCCGATCCGATGCCTGGTTTGCCTCGTTTTCCATGTGACCTTAGCTGAAACCCCCAGAGGAGCTCGCCGTGATCCACTGTTCCACCCACAGCAGTGTGACAGGTGAGTTCCCACCTGTAGATCAGGACCTACCTGTACAAACAATGGGCTACTAAATAGTACAGAGccatcaaaaaaaacaaacaaaaactgaaaaatctgacagaACCGAGAGACGAAAGTGTTCAGTTTACCGACGAAGAGGCTTTAATGTAGATTGGAAGGTTTTTCTACAGAGCACAAATAAATAGACGTGACGCAGAAGTTGCACTTACACAACTGTCCTTCAAAGCCATTTATggaagtacaaaaaaaaacaccacagggTAAGCTGGTCTGACAATCACCGTTTTATTCTTCTGTTACTGATATTAT
This genomic stretch from Amphiprion ocellaris isolate individual 3 ecotype Okinawa chromosome 9, ASM2253959v1, whole genome shotgun sequence harbors:
- the LOC111586745 gene encoding uncharacterized protein LOC111586745; amino-acid sequence: MTPTTNLRVLAVSLLSLLTAPLTTVVETSASPPPQPPSWPPDASPSLLLAIQPAALQGRTKAPESDPPDGVLETPRRPLPQVMFPKNVTSSEALAPPLGAAQVAPIPPRMVELWMDVCRGYYDVMGHFDSAFNCSKDTFVYCCGTCHYRFCCPDRSRQLDQDSCKNYHSPDWAKPQTETMIISEELTNEPDFDPLKLQSHNTGFVIGGVVVFMVAVAVGIKVVFNKVQQEAQQRDLNMPRALVDMLRHQSSPVQQDERNNSVALAVADGQGTLGRPQKNLYAPGLPSKDNRLGNLQHNFIHSSGSSPKHTATIERTPRMNNAQLAAGGTLLSSKHNNTKSQPSFHHSLHNLAQLPPSYESATKTELNRYSSLKRLEKGLDEYSSGYCTTKRRPHTAQPALQSSQHHLHWGGDYTLSGRGTLPRHAVRPWIPPPPSGMPASPTPNPYPLDLPEPQFNPNYDTLSKPPRKVKSTDQLLNMGDVPGNTGTLSRLSKNQQHQYYKAMAASNKNSNTQTLTRKRDDRRDDRRDDRRDDRRDDRRDDRRDDRRDDRRDDRRDDRREDRRDDRRDDRRDDRRDDRRDDRRDDRREDRLLMSPDHLEDRMGGMGVVDPYAHTGGIVPTLPRQQKAQSQQNVCATPSLDRHHMIKMNSHPTSGREQERSNAAMTGHMSGGMGWAGEMPGSGGVVMGTGTLGGHSARRMAFAAKRQNTIEQLHFIPGGGGSGGSGGGGGSAGSGGGSQGIRTGSKNEVTV